The Elaeis guineensis isolate ETL-2024a chromosome 5, EG11, whole genome shotgun sequence DNA segment GCTCCTTCGCTTGGGCAGCTCTAGCTGTTTTTGATTTTGGTTGTTTGGAAGACTTTCTGGATGCTAATCTCGGTGACTCATCATCTTACAGATTATGATGCTCTGAGAGCGCTAGATGCTGATAATGCTCCTGATGCTCCTTCTATGAGCGAGGAAGAAATTAATGCTCTTCCTGTACACAAGTACAAAGCTCAGTTGCATAAGGGCTCTGCATCAAGCCGACAGAGGCAAGAAATGattctttctctttttgtttttgcaccatgattttttcactatttaagtatgcttcctttttttttttttttgaacagtgATGGGTCATCACTGCAACAGGCATCCTCATcttctgcatctataaatgaggtTAGTTATTTTCTGTCATGTCTATATTTTTTAAACATGATGTTGCTTATACTTGTCCGCTATGGAGAACTTTAGGTGTTTATTTTGAAATTCTTTATATATAGTAACATTAGACATTTTGCAGTATTGTCATGAAGGTTAGAAGAATCCTGTGAGATGTAAATATTGTCATTGATTTGATATATAGAGATACAAACaaggacatcaacttttgatatgTAACTAACCAATGAGCGAAACGaaaatcaaaattatccttcactTGATGTTGATAATGATATTAACCACATTTATGAGTTATAATAATTCTTCTTTAACTTGGAATGAGTGTTCCTCTTGCAAGATATATATGTCTTCTTTTCATGTGAAATCATCTGTTGTAATATCTATCTTAATTGACTTGAACATATTCCATTTGTTATCTGCTGCCAGCCCAAGCTGGAAgtcattaagaaaaaaaaaaatcttgtttgGGGGTTTTGTGTGTATGCATGCATTGTGGGGTATTTCATGGAAGACTGTGTGAGTTTCAGGAACATAAGATCAGTCAACCTGCTCTATTAATGGAAATGGTTGCAGCCATTGGGTGGGAAAGATTTGTGAGGAAAGTGTTGTATGGCAGAAGAGGTGATGGATGGGGCTTGGAAAGTATCTCTATGCGTGAGCTTTGCAAATGAACGATTGTGATATCAACATGTAGTGGATATAAAGTAAGGGAGATGAGGTGAACAATATGGGCAGTTATGGACACAAAAATATTATGGTATGCAGCCCTTATTGatccaagtacttgagaaggtgaCCTAATATTTGGAGTGGATGGTGGGGAATGCTTTGTCATGGAGGGAGATGATAAATGAGTTCAATATCAGGATTTTTCTCCGCAATTAGTTGGAGTTAATGAAACACTCAGTGATGGAATAGTATTTAACTTCCTTTCTGGGATGCAGTTTCTGACATCAACTTGTTTCTGGGTCTTTAATGAGTACTTGCTTTTTGAGCCTCTGCATGTTTACGAAGATTATCAAGTTGATCAGTTAACTTAATCAAGAGGAGGTTAACTTTCTCAAATGATATCATCAAAAGAAATGTTTTTAATCAGTCCTCTAAGTGATATCATTTGAGGCCTCTTGCCAGTTGGAGGTTGACTTCCATGCTAACTTTTTGGGCCTCTCCTCCTGGCTTGAGTCAGCTGGGCAAAACAAACCTGGctttatcaaaatgatgattATTTAATTTGTCATGTCTAAATCATTAATTCACTCGAACCCTGTTTCAGCTAAATCTTTCATATTTTAGTTTTTGCCTCTTTAtctaccattttttttttgaccttttgTGTATGTGGCCAACAGAGCAGTACATATCGGCCTATGATTTATCCATTGCCtggatatgatttttattttattttatttttcttttgaaaattgtaCTGCATTCCCTGCATAAGTTTAATTGCCTTTGGTTCAATCATTGCATCTATTGTCCTCCAAAGAATCAATTCTTGCCTATAAAAGAATTTTGCAGTTGTTTTGAACCCTCAAAAAGGGAAAGGAAAAGGATTCTGGTTAGACACAAATTTATCTGAATTACCTGTAATTATCCTGCTTAGTCATTTATACTCATTATATGCATTATTGTGATGTCGTTTGCCTTTGTCTCAGCCATCCTTTTTTGGATCATCATTCATCAATTGGATCATTTCATAgttatagatatttttaaaaaatatatattatacaagagctataataaataatatttttattttagataccCTTTATAAGTTAATGGAGATCTCTGAGATCACTATAATATGTAGTAATTGAAGAAGCATGATGCATAGGTACATATATTATAtgcttttaataaaatattaatcatagGTCTTCAAGCTTTGAAAGTGAGGAAAGACGGGTTAACAAAGATAAATTTTGGAAAGATGATTGCTAGGAGGGCCTGTTATGTTGTACATATTAGTAACGGGTTGTAAATGATGGTCATCATTTGTTTGTTGTATTACTATAATGGTTGTTGTATGACTAGAAAATggctattaatttatttttttcttttagtaactaaaatattttttgtaaacTTTTTTTGGTAGATTTGGAAACCTGTTATTAATCAAGAATAATGGCTAAACTTGTACCAAGTTTTCACCTAAAAAGTTTGTACCAtttgagaaaaataatataatttttatttagtgAATCGGGTTTTGAAAAATgcctttttttttcattattgctCTTTAGTTGTGGTGGTATCCAATATAATGTAATAATACAATTATTGAAATTGTGGTGCTAAGCTACTAATATAAAGACAATTAAAATCGAAGACTATGAAGAAAGGAAAATGATATGAGAAGAAATGGTAATAAATATAGGTGAAATAGGCATAGCTTAAGAGAGGAAGTAGCTCCTTGAAAAGTATAGGTAAAGTACTATTTAAATGCAAGGAAAAAGAAGTAAGACAAGCAAAGAAAAATGATATTCTACTTGAGGGGTAGCAAAATCGTGTCACCTGGTCAACTGTGGCAATGAAAACAAGGCCCTTCTCTCTGCCcaacatgcagatagaatgtagaaaGAAATTGAGCACTTGACTGATAAGCTGGTAAGCGTGTCCCAGCAAAGCTTTGTCGCCATTTGCCCATAAGAAGGGGGCTACCATTTATCAATAGCTGCTGGTCAGCAGAGGCAAGAATGAAAGACATTTGACCAGCAGCTTTTGTAGAGGGTATTAGATAGAATTACTTCAACTCTTTAAGTTCTACTACATCAATTAACTTCGACTCCTTAGAACTAATCAAGTTTCGATAAAAGGAATATTTATGTTGAAATTTATCTATTGAAAAGTGCATTTTCTTCTGGTGATGTTCATTCTAATCTGTATCACTATTGCCAAGCAGAAGAAGCAGGATAGCGTCAAAGCAGATGGGAGTATGAAAACCTCAGAAGATGAACTGACATGCACTGTTTGCTTGGAGCAAGTTAACACGGGAGAACTGATAAGAAGCTTACCATGCTTGCATCAGGTAATTGATATTGATTGCTTGACAGATTTAGATGGCATTTTAAGTATTGATGCTTTCTGAACTTTCTGTTGTTTTGTAAATCTAGAACTCTAGTAAACCTGTGTAAATTCAAAATTTCCTTGTCATTCCTGGACCTGCAGGGAGATCTATACTTTGTCTAATTTCAAGCTATtctgctcatattttttttattgctgCATGTGATCTTCCTGAGCTATTTGGCTTAAACCTTCATTCTCTCCTCACGATATTTTGTTCATGTACGTGGATGAATTCAAGCTTTCAGTGAAGGTGTTTTAGCACTGAAAACAACTGTTAGCTTAGTTAATGTTGCTAGAATATCTTTTACTTAGATGATTGAATTTGAGAATTTTCTTCCTGGAAGTTTCAGCTTTCAACTGAGATAATAGTAATAAGTATGCATCATGATATTACTCGTGCTTTACTGTCAATTAGAGTGTTTTCTAAAGTACACTACTTTTTGTTGCAGTTTCATGTGAACTGTATTGATCCATGGTTGCGCCAGCAAGGCACATGCCCTGTCTGTAAACATAGGGTGAGCTCTGGGTGGCATGAAAGTGGTGATGGTGAGATGGATGCATCTCGTATGGTTTAGTACATGGATATGCTTTGGTACTATTGCGACACCGAAGATCATGTGTCTAAGTATGTAGGTAAGCATGTGGGTGTACTAGATATGGATACACACTCATATAAACAACCTATGCAGCATGTAACTAAAAATGCCTGTGGGTTTAGTCAGTCTGTATTTGGCCTAAATATAGTTAAAGTTATGCAGTCACATTTTTATATTGTATTGACATCAACTGTATTAGATGAATACCAGGTCATTTAGTCAAAAGTTCTTCTTGAAAATTTGTGCTTGCATTGTAATGGATGGATGCTGATGCGGGAGTTTTGTTCTTAATTTTACCTGCCTGTCTGCCTCTGATTTATCTGATCAAGTCCAAGCTTGGGTTAAGAGATTGATTTTATCAATAATATTTAGTTACTGTTTGAGTTCCATGGCAGCATGTAAAATGATGAGCCAATGTCATGATCACTGATATTATTATACACCATGAGGTGTGCTTTGGGCACGTCAGTTGTACATATCTACAGCAGCGTACAGATCAATATTAGTCCAATCTTGTGAatggaaaattttattattttatgcagCATCTTACCCTCCTGTTACCGAAAGGTTATTTCATTTGTCTGGTCCGGAAATCTGGCACTCCTGATCGATGCAAACTGTTGTTTTTTTCATCAGCGTGTGCTAAAATTGGTAATTCCAATCCATATTTACATTGATTCTTTCCTCGCATAGGGAAAGATTGTATTTCGACCCATATGAAATGTTTAGCGTACATTTATTCGATGTCATATATTTTAAATCCATATGAAAGCAGTTTACGACCAGTTTATTTCCTTGAGTTCTGGAACGGGCGGTGATTGTCACATTGGTCATTACAGACTGCTCCCACGTTCTCATGGGAGTCATTGAGAACAAAGGTTGTTAATTACCCGGGTAAagtgattattttttttcatactaTTGTTCATTGCAACTTAGAATGCTTTGTCTGCTCTGTAATATCTGACAAGCCTTGGGGCCAATTTCAAATGAACAAACCCTTTCTTCAGTGGATGTCTCAAGCATACTCCGCCACCACTGCTTGAACTTTTGTAATTGATAAAGATATCCCAATTTTGATCACTGCACTAATTTATGTATCTGTGGAcaatatttgataagataattgtCGAGGTGGTATATTTAGCAGCCTTGTATTGGTTGGTGTTGTTTTTGTTCTGCTATTGTTtttaaaatctcaagaagaaaaatGAGCTGGACTAAACAAGATGTATGATGAAAACTTTTTAGTTTATTCAAATTGCTTAAAAAATCTTGAGAGCTTTTGGTAGGCAAGACTTATTGCTCTGGGAGAGGGTGAAAATATAAGCTACGGTTTTTGGCAAATGCCGCTTTTGACATCAAGTTACATTTGGCATTTCATTGATTTGTGCGTAGACAAAAACACAAAATTGGTATAGCTACTGAACAGACCCTTACGTTTAGAGACCAAAATTGCAGTTATGGAATTTTGAAGCATAAAGAATCAAGGTTTCTATGATAAATTGTAGACATTTTAATCCATATCCGTCACCTTCCAACAAGCATTGGTATTTGCCTCTTGCTAGCTCAGCAGCTAAAATCTGAGAGTTGCCATCCAGAATACTTGGACTATATTTGTTCTCTCACTGCAGTTGGGATATTCCGGCGGGCACGGAAAAGGATAGGTACGGAAACAAATTATTAAGGGACTCGGCGGTCGGGAAATAGGGGaaggtactggattcttaatcaaTAATGCGGCGAGAATTTCCAAACCCTCTGCAACTTCTTGCTCTTGTGGTAATAAATCGATTAGTTCAAGGAAACGTATCatgaaaatagaaaaattttatcTAGTGTCCGAGTAGAAAACGAAAAAATTAATTTCACTGGTGTTTAGTTAGAATTAAAGATAATCCAGATTTTATTGCAGAAAGTATGGACTTTAATTTCATATTGATTGTGCAGTTTGACAATCTCATCTTATAAAATTTGAAGTCTTCCTTGAGGTATTTTTTTCAAGAGCCAAGCCGTACGATCTTGTGCAGATGGTAAAAGCTCGAGCTGAAAGATGAATTCATCCGGAGTAGGCTGCAGTTCTCTGACTAGAAGAGTTATTGTTGCAGGGAGTATggattttagtcccacatcgattgttcAGTCTGATAACTTTATTTTATATAGCTTAGAGCGCCCTTCTCATGTGAAGCACTTTTTTCAAGAACAAAGACACGTGATCTCATACAGATCAAGGGCCACGGTCTATCCTATGCTAACCAAAACGTTAGATCTGGGATCGATCTCATGAGCCTGGCTTGACCGATCGCAACAGATTCCATTATAAAAATTTCCTACGCCTAAAGCTTGTAGAATTCGCATGATGTATATCAGATACTTAAAGATAATtagtttcaccaaaaaaaaaactaaaaaaaaaaaagataattactGATGCCAGAACAGATTTTAGGACTGACGACATGAAATCAGGGAAAACAAACATATCCAGTCGGAAAAACTGGATGCTTTGAGGAATGAGTCGATTAGGTCACTATTAGTAGCAGGGTAATGTCACTAAGTAaggcatcttcttcttcttcttctactttttcGCTCTTATTTGGCGTGTATCCTATTTTTTCCCGACATGGCAAT contains these protein-coding regions:
- the LOC105044371 gene encoding E3 ubiquitin-protein ligase SDIR1, which codes for MSFVFRGSRADIESGFPGFIPERRAARMHPVGRPVNTNSMAFLVTVLLLFMILNSHQMSPNFLLWLVLGVFLMATSLRMYATCQQLQAQAQAHAAAASGLLGHTELRLHVPQSIAFATRGRLQSLRLQLALLDREFDDLDYDALRALDADNAPDAPSMSEEEINALPVHKYKAQLHKGSASSRQSDGSSLQQASSSSASINEKKQDSVKADGSMKTSEDELTCTVCLEQVNTGELIRSLPCLHQFHVNCIDPWLRQQGTCPVCKHRVSSGWHESGDGEMDASRMV